One Saccharopolyspora erythraea NRRL 2338 genomic region harbors:
- the aroQ gene encoding type II 3-dehydroquinate dehydratase, whose translation MKVLVLNGPNLGRLGKREPAVYGSTTYADLVSLCEGTAKELGIDVEVRQTDHEGEMVGWLHEAADHGLPVVLNAAAWTHYSVAVRDAASQVEAPLIEVHISNVHKREEFRARSYLSDIATGVVVGLGVRGYALALRWLAEESV comes from the coding sequence GTGAAGGTGCTGGTTCTCAACGGCCCGAACCTGGGCAGGCTCGGCAAGCGCGAGCCCGCCGTCTACGGCAGCACGACCTACGCGGATCTGGTCTCGCTGTGCGAGGGCACGGCCAAGGAGCTGGGCATCGACGTCGAGGTCCGCCAGACCGACCACGAGGGCGAGATGGTGGGCTGGCTGCACGAGGCCGCCGACCACGGCCTGCCGGTGGTGCTCAACGCGGCCGCCTGGACGCACTACTCCGTCGCGGTGCGCGACGCCGCGTCCCAGGTCGAGGCCCCGCTGATCGAGGTGCACATCTCCAACGTGCACAAGCGGGAGGAGTTCCGGGCTCGCAGCTACCTCTCCGACATCGCGACGGGCGTCGTGGTCGGCCTCGGTGTGCGCGGGTACGCGCTGGCGCTGCGCTGGCTGGCCGAAGAGAGCGTTTGA
- the aroB gene encoding 3-dehydroquinate synthase, whose amino-acid sequence MTEPVRIRVESQAPYDVVVGRGLLGELVDMLRDASVVALVHQPSITTTVETVRDELAAAGLDAHRVEVPDAEDGKSLAVAGFCWEVLGKIGLDRDGVVVSFGGGAVTDVAGFVAGTWMRGVRVVHVPTTLLGMVDAAIGGKAGINTDAGKNLVGVFHEPSAVLVDLATLEGLPRNELVAGMAEVVKAGFIADPEILRLVEADPQGALDPAGEVIAELVRRAIQVKADVVASDLRESHLREVLNYGHTLAHAIERRERYRWRHGAAVSVGLVFAAELARLAGRLDDETADRHKKVLDLLGLPTTYDPDALAQLLEGMRVDKKTRSGVLRFVVLDGLAKPGRLEGPDPSLIAAAYSALTGAPEQKSGGSGVLL is encoded by the coding sequence ATGACCGAACCCGTGCGCATCAGGGTCGAGAGCCAGGCGCCCTACGACGTCGTGGTCGGCCGCGGCCTGCTGGGCGAGCTGGTCGACATGCTGCGCGACGCCTCGGTGGTGGCGCTGGTGCACCAGCCCAGCATCACCACCACCGTCGAGACCGTGCGCGACGAGCTCGCCGCGGCGGGCCTGGACGCGCACCGGGTCGAGGTGCCCGACGCCGAGGACGGCAAGAGCCTGGCGGTGGCCGGGTTCTGCTGGGAGGTCCTCGGCAAGATCGGACTCGACCGCGACGGCGTGGTGGTCTCCTTCGGCGGCGGCGCGGTCACCGACGTGGCCGGTTTCGTCGCGGGCACCTGGATGCGCGGCGTCCGGGTGGTGCACGTGCCGACCACGCTGCTGGGCATGGTCGACGCCGCGATCGGCGGCAAGGCGGGCATCAACACCGACGCGGGCAAGAACCTGGTCGGCGTCTTCCACGAGCCGTCGGCGGTGCTGGTCGACCTGGCGACCCTGGAGGGCCTGCCGCGCAACGAGCTGGTCGCCGGGATGGCCGAGGTCGTCAAGGCCGGCTTCATCGCCGACCCGGAGATCCTGCGGCTGGTCGAGGCCGATCCGCAGGGGGCGCTGGACCCGGCGGGCGAGGTGATCGCCGAGCTCGTGCGGCGCGCCATCCAGGTCAAGGCCGACGTGGTCGCCTCGGACCTGCGCGAGTCGCACCTGCGCGAGGTCCTCAACTACGGCCACACCCTGGCCCACGCCATCGAGCGGCGCGAGCGCTACCGCTGGCGCCACGGCGCGGCGGTGAGCGTCGGCCTGGTCTTCGCCGCCGAGCTGGCGCGGCTGGCGGGCAGGCTCGACGACGAGACCGCCGACCGCCACAAGAAGGTGCTCGACCTGCTCGGGCTGCCGACCACCTACGACCCCGACGCCCTCGCCCAGCTGCTGGAGGGCATGCGCGTGGACAAGAAGACCCGGTCCGGCGTGCTCCGCTTCGTCGTGCTCGACGGGCTGGCCAAGCCGGGCAGGCTGGAAGGCCCGGACCCGTCGCTGATCGCGGCGGCGTACTCGGCGCTGACCGGTGCCCCGGAGCAGAAGTCCGGCGGATCGGGGGTTCTGCTGTGA